The genomic window TGCATCTGGTAGACTTTGCTGCTGCTTTACCACTGAACTTAGCCTTTCCCTCACAGTTTCTCCATAGCCAAGTGTTGCCTGAAGGCATGATTCCTATAGTTGGACATACTGTGTTCAAAGCTTCAAGACTCTCGATGCTCAGGCCGTACCTTGGAACAGCCCGGACCCTCGTCAAGCTGGTCTGGGTGGTGAAGATCTCTCGATTGTCATCAATGCCTAGAAGGTGCATTGTCAGTAGGCGCTGGGGCCAGACCCAAATCTGACGACGAAAGTGAGAAAAGAATATTTTAGCCTTCAGAAGAAGAAGATCAATGTGTAGCGTTTATAAAGCAAATACAATAGCAGCGTGTGTATCAAAGTTCTGACGCGTGTGTATCAAAGTTCTGACGGCTACACAGAATTTTAGACTAAAGATGACTGAGCAGGGGTGAGAACTTAACACCAATACTGAAGCACGTTTTTCTTTAGGGGACAATACTGAAGCAAGTTTATGTTGAATAAAAGAATGGAAATAGGAAATTGAAAACATATCAGGAGTAGAACATTGAGCATGTCAAGGAAAGGAGGCTTAGCACCTTCGTTTGTAGTGCTCTGGCTATATAAAGCAAGAGGTCTTCTTTGCCAAGAGTGTCAATGCCAAGAATAACTTCATGATCAGGATGAGCACAAATAAGGTCAACTATCTGCACTCAACACTAAGAAAATATTAGTATAAAACATCCAACATAGCATGATGGGGAATTTAATGGTCACATATGCGAAGAAACTTATGTGTAGGCAACTTACTTACAAGTTGGGAATGACATCTTATTGCAGGTAAATTAATTAGCACTAGAACTCTAGACTATATCAGAGCATCCACCCCATTAGTAAAATAGAATGTGGGGCAGCTAATGCTGAACATGAGGAAGTACAACAGCTGTTCAACCAAATCCGTGCCCAGTTAGTCTCTGTCCCCTTGAAGATGCAGCTATAGAAAACAATATGCCACTGGTTTTCACCTTTGACAGACATTTGGCTTGAGTGGCATCAACAGGCTATACCAAATTTCTGACTGAAATTCTATGAGCTCCATGCGAAATGCCAAAAGTATTGATGTATAAGCAGCATACTGTGTATATGAACTAGGTTGTAACTGACAGTTGCAACTGACACCAAAGGATGGACACCGATAATTGCATATCAAAGTGCATCTGCTCATTCTGGAGACTTCACTGCTAGAATGGGGTCAGGCCTCCAAGGCATTCTAAGAATTGTTTTCCTTAGGGATCCACAACACAACGTATAATCTTCCTAGTAATTTTTCTCTGAAGAAAAATTCAGACTAGCATGGACTACGGCTGGCTGAAGTGACAGCGTTGCATACACAGGGCAGAAAATGCCACACTGGACCGAATCAAATCTGACCTGCTGAGCGACGACGCGGCGCGGGGGGAAGTTGAGCGACGGGTGGCAGTAGGTGTTGTCCAAGTAGAGCACGTCGACGGTGTCCCCGGCGAGCGCGTCGAGGAGCGCCTTCTTCGCGGCCCGCGCCTTGTCGCACCCCAACTCCCACCGGAAATCCCCGGTGTACAGCCTGCACCCGAGGTCGCCGCGGAAGAGGAACATGAGCGAGCCTGCACACACGGCGCGCGGCCACGGATCGATCAGCGGGTTTACCGAGCGGCGGCAAGCGAGCGCATCAGGAGAGGAGGGTTTGGGGAGGGGAGGCGTACCGGGGCAGTGGATGGCGGGGAGGGCGGTGACGTGGAGGGAGACGGTGCGCCCGGAGATTGGGGAGGTGAGGGTGAGCGAGGCGGAGGCTCCGGCGGCGATGGGGCGGAGGAGGGAGGCGTCGACCCCCGGGAAGCGGGTGGGGAGGAGGCGCGCCGTGACGGGGGAGCAGTAGAGCGGGCCGTGGCGCCAGCCGGCCGCCGCGCCGAGGCCCCGGGTGTGGTCCTGGTGGAGGTGCGTGAGGAAGTAGGCCTGGCTGCCGCCGCTGAACTTGTCCACGGACACCAGCCCCTCGTCCATGGCCGCCGCTGAACTTGCCGCCAATGCGCCGCGGCGGATTTTGGGGGATGTTTTTGCCTTTCTGAGGAAGAGGGGAGGGGAGGCAAGAGACGAGACGCGCGCCAAAATGAAAACGCTAACCGCATGTGGCAATTGTCACAGAGAAGCATGTcaacattttctttttttttcttttttgagaggcatgtcaacattttcttcttcttttttttgaactGCATGTCAACATTTTCGAAACCGCCATCGGACAGGTTTATGTCATCAAGAATCAACGTTAATAATCACTCGTGTAATGAGACTGGATATTAGATTAGTCGTCTTTTTCATCTTCTCCCTTCCTTTTTCACCTGTATGTATATCTACTCTTTGTTGCTCTAGCGTGTCAAAATGAAAACACTAACAGCATGTATCGTGCGGTAAATGTCACAAAGAAGCATGCCAACATTGCATTTATTTGGACACAAACATGTACATACAGAAACCTAGACAGCGTCCATTACCCAAGTATCCAATGCAGAAAACTACCGAAGAGTACAACAGGTACACATATTACATCCGGAAGCCTGGACTTGCAAAACAAGAGAGGTTCATAAAAATACAGCGCATGCACACAGCAATAGTTCAGTCTACTTGCAGTTGACAACATAAAACATCACACGACGCAAACCAACAAAGACCCCCGCCACCTGAGAGCCCGGCTCTAAAGCCTGCCGGCAAAGCCAGTTTATGATTTGCGCGCGCTCGTGCAGTGGATGCTGGATACAGAGTTGCTTCGCTCAGGTACACAGGGATCGCCTAGGTACACAAGCCTCATGGTCTCCTTGCGCTCCGATTGGATGCCATTGCCTCAGTTTTCTGCAGTGAAGAAACAGAGGAGTAAGATCAACATTCGCTCGCAAGCCAACTTAGCAATCAAGTCCAAGTACAAGTTTCAAATGAAATAGAGTCAGGCAGCGACTGAAATAAATATGCGTGCGGAATAGGTGCGTGCATTTGGCATGCAAGGGAGTTCAGAGCTCTTGAATATGAGAACATATTCAAAGGCACCATTGTAAACTACTGAGACAAGGAAAACGAGTAAGCTTGGTTTGTTCCAGTAGATAATTGTACATAACATATGAATAACAGGCTAATGTTCACAAGGACCAGATCATCTGAAACCATTACCCTCCCAAGTATGTTGCCAACACTCTGAACTTGTGAAGACCTTAGGCAGATTCTAGTTCAAATTTGCTACTTAGCACATCCTACAACTCTTAGGGAGAATTGTACTTACATAGGGCCTAATTGGTTTACTAAACTTGGCCCTTGGGGAAGAAACCCGAAGGCATTTTTTTAGGTTAACAAAAGGCCCTGAACACGGCTCCACCCACTACAGTACGGACGAAGATCCTCTAACTTACATGACCTAACTTtgtgtggctgacatgtgggccagctcaGCACCATTGGCGAACCTGACAGGCATGGGGAACAATACACAGAGGTTTCTTTTTTTATGTAAGAACCTGGGTTCGAGCCCTTGTCAGTAGCCCCACTCCTCTGGAGGTCTCACTGCAGCACAAATCGCACGTTCTCT from Triticum aestivum cultivar Chinese Spring chromosome 3B, IWGSC CS RefSeq v2.1, whole genome shotgun sequence includes these protein-coding regions:
- the LOC123071016 gene encoding 5' exonuclease Apollo, with protein sequence MDEGLVSVDKFSGGSQAYFLTHLHQDHTRGLGAAAGWRHGPLYCSPVTARLLPTRFPGVDASLLRPIAAGASASLTLTSPISGRTVSLHVTALPAIHCPGSLMFLFRGDLGCRLYTGDFRWELGCDKARAAKKALLDALAGDTVDVLYLDNTYCHPSLNFPPRRVVAQQIVDLICAHPDHEVILGIDTLGKEDLLLYIARALQTKIWVWPQRLLTMHLLGIDDNREIFTTQTSLTRVRAVPRYGLSIESLEALNTVCPTIGIMPSGNTWLWRNCEGKAKFSGKAAAKSTRCKGRGRGAGTIEMNYDPSSPPKLFEKDSYTLPYTDHACFAELEDFMQTVRPSTVVGIVSSSYCYVNPRGHFAHLCGDEACSDKTPVKNGGQAGNSTPVKNGRHAGNSTPKRRPSASKAPRRRMVKIASPTVYRSRAIMMKRRYSCGAKIEEPEEPIPVS